A region of Subtercola boreus DNA encodes the following proteins:
- a CDS encoding thiamine pyrophosphate-requiring protein: MTTVSDFIIQRVKEWGVTRVFGFPGDGIGEFDGALGRAEREGEGLEYIRPTHEEICSLMATAHAKFTGEVGVCIATSSPGAFHMLNGLYDASMDNQPVVAIVGQQGLASLGTFVMQESNLERVFADVACYVQTIVSPDQAQAVIDTAFRTAKLRLAPAVIILPHDIQGMDWHEPAPENWVARSSAASPSTAIVPPESELQKAADIINAGKKVTFLVGAGATGATDEVIEAANLAGAGIITALRGKHVVPSEIPFHTQQLGLLGSLPSLHQAEKCDTIVFLGTNYPYGQFLPKTGQARGIQIDLKPEQLGVRYPNELNLWGDVRATLEALIPLLEPKTDLSWQEGIADEMRGWEREMETQAMLSYPDGGNPRRVIHELNKRLPDGAIVTCDAGTTADWYGAHIRLRRGMLGDMSGRLATMLAAMPYAVAAKFAYSDRPVVCTIGDGGFQMLGMNELITIKKYLSRWKTKTFVIVVMHNDDLTQVSWEMRTEDGNPLWNTAQDVESVDYAGWASLLGFRGVTLTRDEDAGAVFDEAFAFDGVTLIDAHVSKNVPPLPPHITAEFALNTAKALLKGDPSELAVIVDSAEALAAEGVERVKGALHLGGRGRRAARRDGDAGREDD, encoded by the coding sequence ATGACAACAGTGAGCGACTTCATCATCCAGCGCGTGAAGGAATGGGGCGTCACCCGCGTCTTCGGCTTCCCGGGCGACGGCATCGGCGAGTTCGACGGCGCCCTCGGCCGGGCCGAGCGGGAGGGCGAGGGGCTGGAGTACATCCGCCCCACCCACGAGGAGATCTGCTCCCTCATGGCGACGGCGCACGCGAAATTCACCGGCGAGGTGGGGGTCTGCATCGCGACATCCAGTCCCGGGGCGTTCCACATGCTGAACGGACTCTACGACGCGAGCATGGACAACCAGCCGGTCGTGGCGATCGTCGGCCAGCAGGGCCTCGCGTCCCTCGGAACGTTCGTCATGCAGGAGTCGAACCTCGAACGGGTCTTCGCGGATGTCGCGTGCTACGTGCAGACGATCGTGAGCCCCGACCAGGCCCAGGCCGTCATCGACACGGCCTTCCGCACAGCGAAGCTGCGGCTGGCACCGGCCGTGATCATCCTGCCGCACGACATCCAGGGCATGGACTGGCACGAGCCCGCCCCCGAGAACTGGGTGGCGCGGTCGTCGGCCGCGAGCCCGTCGACGGCGATCGTGCCGCCGGAATCCGAGTTGCAGAAGGCCGCGGACATCATCAATGCGGGGAAGAAGGTCACGTTCCTTGTCGGTGCGGGCGCGACCGGTGCGACCGATGAGGTCATCGAGGCGGCGAACCTCGCTGGGGCCGGCATCATCACTGCGCTCCGGGGCAAGCATGTCGTGCCGAGCGAGATCCCGTTCCACACGCAACAGCTGGGCCTGCTCGGCTCGCTGCCGAGCCTCCACCAGGCCGAGAAGTGCGACACGATCGTCTTCCTCGGCACCAACTACCCGTACGGCCAGTTCCTGCCGAAGACCGGCCAGGCCCGCGGCATCCAGATCGACCTGAAGCCTGAGCAGCTCGGCGTGCGCTACCCGAACGAGCTGAACCTCTGGGGTGACGTGCGGGCGACGCTCGAGGCGCTCATCCCGCTGCTCGAGCCGAAGACCGACCTCAGCTGGCAGGAAGGGATCGCCGACGAGATGCGCGGCTGGGAGCGCGAGATGGAGACGCAGGCCATGCTCAGCTACCCCGATGGCGGCAACCCCCGCCGCGTCATCCACGAACTCAACAAGCGGCTGCCCGACGGCGCGATCGTCACCTGCGACGCCGGCACCACGGCCGACTGGTACGGCGCACACATCCGGTTGCGGCGCGGGATGCTCGGGGATATGTCGGGGCGGCTCGCGACCATGCTCGCCGCCATGCCGTATGCGGTCGCGGCGAAGTTCGCCTACTCCGACCGGCCCGTCGTCTGCACCATCGGAGACGGCGGCTTCCAGATGCTCGGGATGAACGAGCTCATCACCATCAAGAAGTACCTCTCGCGGTGGAAGACCAAGACGTTCGTCATCGTCGTGATGCACAACGACGACCTCACGCAGGTGTCGTGGGAGATGCGCACCGAAGACGGCAACCCGCTCTGGAACACCGCGCAGGACGTCGAGTCGGTCGACTACGCCGGCTGGGCCTCACTGCTCGGCTTCCGGGGCGTCACGCTGACCCGCGACGAGGATGCCGGAGCCGTCTTCGACGAAGCGTTCGCCTTCGACGGTGTGACGCTCATCGACGCCCACGTGTCGAAGAACGTGCCGCCCCTGCCGCCGCACATCACGGCCGAGTTCGCGCTGAACACCGCGAAGGCACTGCTGAAGGGCGACCCCTCCGAGCTCGCGGTGATCGTCGACTCCGCGGAGGCTCTGGCCGCCGAGGGCGTCGAGCGGGTGAAGGGTGCGCTGCACCTCGGCGGTCGGGGCCGTCGGGCTGCCCGCCGCGACGGCGACGCCGGCCGCGAAGACGACTGA
- a CDS encoding DNA methylase, protein MDAHDLGLDPSTGEADQLYGWFLASLLFGRPVQQSVAAETWKVLIRHGLTSPGRFADYDREGLRALLDEGHYARIDYVMTDELHDVMATVKREHGSVSELVKHATSRAGLKTTLLDLKGVGPKTAEIFLREVPDEVIGSAG, encoded by the coding sequence ATGGATGCCCACGACCTGGGGCTCGACCCTTCGACGGGGGAGGCGGACCAGCTCTACGGCTGGTTCCTCGCGAGTCTGCTGTTCGGGCGCCCGGTGCAACAGAGCGTCGCTGCTGAGACGTGGAAGGTTCTGATCAGGCATGGCCTGACCAGTCCGGGCCGGTTCGCGGACTACGACAGGGAAGGGCTCCGGGCGCTCCTCGACGAAGGACACTACGCCCGTATCGACTACGTGATGACGGACGAACTCCACGACGTCATGGCCACGGTGAAACGCGAACACGGTTCGGTGAGCGAGCTGGTGAAGCACGCGACATCCAGAGCCGGGTTGAAGACGACACTGCTCGATCTCAAGGGTGTCGGCCCGAAGACCGCTGAGATCTTCCTGCGGGAGGTTCCCGACGAGGTGATCGGGAGCGCCGGCTGA
- a CDS encoding alpha/beta hydrolase codes for MELLFVHGALVRDGQWWWQRTSDLLFDRTGIRSRALALPSCGETTPTEVAGGLVADAAALRSQLDGLTALDDAAEVIVVGHSYGGTVIAEAGRHPAVRHLLYVSSYLPDAGESQGSIMGGETDPVSIGDNGDGTLSVAGYDAASFGARFLQDADTDTHREAWSRVGAQAVDSFVTPTTAAGWQGVDSTYLVCTDDRSTSVALQRRHAARATRSVDVPTGHHPFLTRPDLVVAEIEALLQNG; via the coding sequence ATGGAACTTCTCTTCGTACACGGCGCCCTGGTGAGGGACGGCCAGTGGTGGTGGCAGCGGACCTCCGACCTGCTCTTCGATCGCACGGGCATCCGGAGCCGCGCGCTCGCGCTGCCGTCCTGCGGCGAGACGACGCCGACCGAGGTCGCCGGCGGGCTGGTCGCCGATGCGGCGGCGCTCCGCTCGCAACTCGACGGCCTGACCGCTCTGGATGACGCGGCGGAGGTCATCGTCGTCGGGCACTCCTACGGCGGAACGGTCATCGCCGAGGCGGGTCGGCATCCCGCCGTCCGGCATCTGCTCTACGTGTCGTCGTACCTGCCCGATGCGGGCGAGTCGCAAGGCTCGATCATGGGCGGCGAGACGGATCCGGTCTCCATCGGCGACAACGGCGACGGCACCCTCTCGGTCGCGGGGTACGACGCCGCCTCGTTCGGGGCCCGCTTCCTGCAGGACGCCGACACCGACACCCATCGCGAGGCCTGGTCGCGGGTCGGAGCGCAGGCCGTCGACTCGTTCGTGACGCCGACCACCGCCGCCGGCTGGCAGGGCGTCGACTCGACCTACCTGGTCTGCACCGACGATCGCAGCACGTCTGTCGCGTTGCAGCGCCGGCACGCCGCCCGGGCCACCCGCTCGGTCGACGTGCCGACCGGGCACCACCCGTTCCTCACGCGGCCCGACCTCGTCGTCGCCGAGATCGAGGCACTGCTGCAGAACGGGTGA
- a CDS encoding RNase H family protein encodes MTITASADGSALGNPGPAGWAWYIDDNTWGAGGWPHGTNNMGELKAVLELFRATAHVDDDLHILCDSQYVINTITKWMPGWKRKGWRKGDGKPVMNLDLIKEIDDAIVGRRYRFEWVKGHVGHTLNEAADARARGAAEAYSRGRAADTGPGYPGAGAGAAGSGSAAASSAAPTSGAAPAAPPAPAQTLF; translated from the coding sequence ATGACTATCACCGCATCTGCCGACGGCTCCGCGCTCGGCAATCCAGGCCCCGCCGGCTGGGCCTGGTACATCGACGACAACACCTGGGGCGCCGGCGGCTGGCCGCACGGCACCAACAACATGGGCGAGCTGAAAGCCGTGCTCGAGCTGTTCCGCGCGACGGCGCACGTCGACGACGACCTGCACATCCTCTGCGACAGCCAGTACGTGATCAACACGATCACCAAGTGGATGCCCGGCTGGAAGCGCAAAGGCTGGCGCAAGGGCGACGGCAAACCGGTCATGAACCTCGACCTCATCAAGGAGATCGACGACGCCATCGTCGGCCGCCGCTACCGGTTCGAATGGGTGAAGGGCCACGTGGGCCACACGCTGAACGAGGCAGCGGATGCCCGGGCCCGCGGCGCCGCAGAGGCCTACTCGCGCGGCCGCGCTGCGGACACGGGGCCGGGGTATCCGGGGGCGGGTGCGGGTGCGGCGGGTTCGGGTTCGGCGGCAGCTTCGAGTGCGGCGCCGACTTCTGGTGCGGCGCCGGCAGCCCCGCCAGCTCCTGCACAGACCCTCTTCTGA
- a CDS encoding HNH endonuclease signature motif containing protein, with the protein MTRESLTIDRPEAAAPTPAARVPASPVAGRVAAVLAVAATVASVVPSAVPSKRQRFAVAVSAVITQHKAVAAAHAHLADLIEEARQAGTALHTVDSFTGGPQWSSEMVVERQIITELAVALHLSENDTRRLLHTSEGLAGPFTATRAALHSGAISYRHAEKIVNHSHTLPVASFPAYEHALLPHARTVTVQRLDTLARAATETAQPTTAVQRHLDAANRRRLDLDPATDGMAYLTLYIPAVEAVAIHNRATDLARSTKQSGDPRSLTHLRVDTLTDLLLNAEPTTPGTTPGIRARIHVTVPALTLLHHNPPTDTHTSPRASSTTSPSSTSTSTSTKAGSRATSTDPTGIDPTSTDTPGDLTGGHGWANLEGYGPIDQLTALHLTRNAPSFTRVLTDPATGCALGYGRQKYKPPADLDELIRLTHTHCTFPHCPEPSATADLDHTIPWNNEGTTELRNLSPLCSSHHKVKHHTEWTIEQTPDGTITWTSPAGHQYTVDPTPLAPPQVRFDNGPDTPAPF; encoded by the coding sequence ATGACACGAGAATCCCTCACCATCGATCGGCCGGAAGCGGCGGCACCAACGCCCGCCGCCCGCGTGCCGGCCTCGCCGGTGGCGGGGCGGGTGGCGGCGGTGCTGGCGGTGGCGGCCACGGTGGCGTCCGTGGTTCCATCTGCGGTTCCGTCGAAGCGTCAACGTTTCGCGGTCGCGGTGTCCGCTGTCATCACGCAACACAAAGCCGTCGCTGCCGCCCACGCCCACCTCGCCGACCTCATCGAAGAGGCCCGCCAAGCGGGGACCGCGCTGCATACGGTCGATTCGTTCACCGGCGGCCCGCAATGGTCCTCCGAGATGGTCGTGGAACGGCAGATCATCACCGAACTCGCCGTCGCCCTCCACCTGTCAGAAAACGACACCCGACGCCTCCTGCACACCAGCGAAGGATTGGCCGGCCCGTTCACCGCCACCCGGGCAGCCCTCCACTCCGGTGCGATCTCGTACCGGCACGCCGAGAAGATCGTCAACCACAGCCACACGTTGCCTGTCGCCTCGTTCCCGGCGTACGAACACGCCCTGCTCCCGCACGCCCGGACAGTCACCGTGCAACGCCTCGACACACTCGCCCGCGCCGCCACCGAAACCGCGCAACCCACGACCGCCGTGCAACGCCACCTCGACGCCGCCAACCGGCGACGCCTGGACCTCGACCCCGCCACCGACGGCATGGCCTACCTCACCCTCTACATCCCCGCCGTCGAAGCCGTCGCGATCCACAACCGCGCCACCGACCTCGCCCGCTCCACCAAACAATCCGGCGACCCGAGATCCCTCACCCACCTCCGCGTCGACACCCTCACCGACCTCCTCCTCAACGCCGAACCCACCACCCCCGGCACCACCCCCGGCATCCGCGCCCGCATCCACGTCACCGTCCCCGCCCTCACCCTCCTCCACCACAACCCACCCACCGACACCCACACCAGCCCCCGGGCGAGCAGCACCACCAGCCCCAGCAGCACCAGCACCAGCACCAGCACCAAGGCCGGCAGTCGGGCCACCAGCACTGACCCCACCGGCATTGACCCCACCAGCACCGATACCCCCGGCGACCTGACCGGCGGGCACGGGTGGGCGAACCTCGAAGGCTACGGACCCATCGACCAGCTCACCGCCCTCCACCTCACCCGCAACGCACCCAGCTTCACCCGCGTGCTCACCGACCCCGCCACCGGCTGCGCCCTCGGCTACGGACGACAGAAATACAAACCCCCCGCTGACCTCGACGAACTCATCCGCCTCACCCACACCCACTGCACCTTCCCCCACTGCCCCGAACCTTCAGCGACCGCAGACCTCGACCACACCATCCCCTGGAACAACGAAGGCACCACAGAACTTCGCAACCTCAGCCCCCTCTGCAGCAGCCACCACAAAGTCAAACACCACACCGAATGGACAATCGAACAGACCCCCGACGGCACCATCACCTGGACCTCACCCGCCGGCCACCAATACACCGTCGACCCCACACCCCTCGCCCCACCCCAAGTCCGATTCGACAACGGACCCGACACACCCGCACCCTTCTGA
- a CDS encoding SDR family NAD(P)-dependent oxidoreductase has protein sequence MTENTPTTTLISGANKGLGYETARRLIEAGHTVWMGARDESRGRAAAEALGARFVQLDVTSDASVSAAVATVSAVGGLDVLINNAGIPGPFVPALEQTADDAERVFATNVIGIVRLTRAFVPLLSASDAPTIVNVTSGLGSFDAVHDTSRVESTVIAPLYTASKSAVTMLTVQYAKAFPAFRINAADPGYTATDLNGHNGTQTVTEGTDAIVELATRGGQGPTGTFIDRAGVAPF, from the coding sequence ATGACAGAGAACACTCCCACAACAACACTGATCTCCGGGGCCAACAAGGGCCTCGGCTACGAAACCGCCCGCCGACTCATCGAGGCCGGGCACACCGTCTGGATGGGCGCCCGCGACGAATCGCGGGGCCGCGCGGCAGCCGAGGCCCTGGGCGCCCGGTTCGTGCAGCTCGACGTCACGAGCGATGCCTCCGTGTCTGCCGCGGTCGCCACGGTGTCGGCGGTGGGCGGACTCGACGTGCTCATCAACAACGCCGGGATCCCCGGCCCGTTCGTTCCCGCCCTGGAGCAGACCGCCGACGACGCCGAACGGGTCTTCGCGACCAACGTCATCGGTATCGTGCGCCTCACCCGCGCCTTCGTACCGCTCCTCAGCGCGTCGGATGCCCCCACCATCGTCAACGTGACCAGCGGCCTCGGCTCCTTCGACGCCGTGCACGACACCTCCCGCGTCGAGTCGACGGTCATCGCCCCGCTCTACACCGCCTCGAAGTCGGCGGTGACGATGCTGACCGTGCAGTACGCCAAGGCGTTCCCGGCGTTCCGCATCAACGCGGCCGACCCCGGCTACACGGCGACGGACCTCAACGGCCACAACGGCACCCAGACGGTCACGGAGGGCACCGACGCGATCGTCGAACTCGCCACCCGCGGCGGTCAGGGCCCGACCGGCACCTTCATCGACCGCGCCGGCGTCGCGCCCTTCTAG